In a single window of the Diachasmimorpha longicaudata isolate KC_UGA_2023 chromosome 16, iyDiaLong2, whole genome shotgun sequence genome:
- the LOC135169962 gene encoding GRB2-associated-binding protein 2 isoform X2 — MEVLKTSQEIVHEGWLIKSPPTKRWRARWRKRWFALRHSGELPGQYFLEYYTDRRCRKLKGHIDLDQCEQVDAGLRFENRKQKYQYMFNVKTPKRIYYLVAESEADMNKWVDAVCQVCGLKAYTQDEEQQLFPFESQESPPISPTSTISGPYIPISECISGKRLNDTSSLSSGMGQGPEHYDAPRRLAPSPPRSPTTTDAESVFTDDEWTAPVPSVNWETFPSSGDSRPSQSSGDAEIGSWSVRKRFGKLRIVDSAAPPPEETFPVPPRPPKPLHMLPENPGHNYLNLDGSTESSKPNTPATPGTPAPTTPATALITDETYDFPRSHQPGTSETAGVSGRSSRHCYSNAAPSAVDDRIFRYDFHDDEPSSPHSESSTTATYSNLPSPLIKDSSSTAASAATQPPVVYRQLKPGRKTSDSTSIISNEPSPGPVISMPDMSSAEHSPAEPPCINRKLKPTSSKPVVDVISIYPSGPLQLASPPGRGRLRAAPSPTPPTHGHGNRHHSTSDEDNNMQDDREEIYYYQDHNTFIPASNRRLVVLQYLDLDLGATENFANAALPPAQSPPNSTVYKTVDFLKTEAFNRTRQRVEEERKRTDEMP; from the exons ATGGAGGTGCTCAAAACGTCCCAAGAAATCGTTCACGAGGgctggctcattaaatcaccACCCACAAAACGCTGGCGAGCG aGATGGCGAAAACGGTGGTTTGCTCTGAGACACAGTGGAGAATTACCTGGACAGTATTTTCTGGAGTATTATACTGATCGAAGATGCAGGAAACTCAAGGGACACATCGATCTTGACCAGTGTGAACAG GTCGACGCTGGTCTACGATTTGAAAATCGCAAACAAAAGTACCAGTATATGTTCAACGTAAAAACACCAAAGAGAATCTACTACTTGGTAGCAGAATCGGAAGCAGACATGAATAAATGGGTGGATGCAGTCTGTCAGGTATGTGGCCTAAAAGCGTACACCCAGGACGAAGAACAACAGCTCTTTCCCTTCGAATCTCAAGAATCACCACCGATATCTCCAACGAGCACCATCTCCGGACCCTACATACCAATAAGTGAATGCATATCAGGAAAGCGTTTGAATGACACGAGCTCTCTAAGTTCAGGAATGGGTCAGGGCCCAGAGCACTACGATGCACCACGTAGACTAGCCCCATCACCACCCAGATCACCAACAACAACCGACGCTGAGAGTGTTTTTACTGATGACGAGTGGACAGCACCAGTTCCAAGTGTCAACTGGGAAACATTTCCATCGTCTGGTGATTCGAGACCATCGCAAAGCTCTGGTGACGCTGAAATTGGCTCCTGGAGTGTAAGAAAGCgttttggaaaattgagaattgTTGATTCAGCTGCTCCACCACCTGAGGAGACATTTCCAGTTCCTCCAAGACCACCAAAGCCACTTCACATGCTCCCAGAAAATCCTGGCCACAATTATCTGAATTTGGATGGCTCCACTGAGAGCTCAAAGCCAAATACTCCAGCAACTCCTGGCACTCCAGCACCTACCACACCAGCAACTGCACTCATCACTGACGAAACTTATGATTTTCCTCGATCACATCAGCCAGGGACTAGTGAAACAGCTGGTGTTTCTGGGAGATCATCGAGACATTGCTACAGCAATGCTGCTCCATCGGCTGTTGATGATAGGATTTTCCGGTATGATTTTCATGATGATGAGCCCTCTAGTCCACACTCCGAGAGCTCAACCACAGCAACTTATTCGAATCTTCCCAGTCCACTCATCAAGGACTCTTCGAGCACTGCTGCCAGTGCTGCAACACAACCACCAGTTGTTTATAGACAGTTGAAGCCTGGGAGAAAGACTAGTGATTCGACTTCGATTATCAGTAATGAACCATCTCCAGGGCCGGTTATCAGCATGCCTGATATGAGCTCTGCTGAACATTCACCTGCTGAACCTCCCTGCATCAATCGAAAGCTGAAACCCACTTCGAGCAAACCTGTTGTCGATG TGATTTCAATTTATCCATCGGGTCCACTGCAATTAGCATCACCACCAGGCAGAGGAAGATTGCGAGCTGCACCCAGTCCAACACCACCTACCCATGGACACGGCAACAGACATCACTCTACCTCCGACGAGGACAACAATATGCAGGACGACAGAgaagaaatttattattatcaggATCACAACACTTTTATTCCTGCGTCCAATCGACGTTTGGTGGTACTTCAGTACCTTGATCTTGATCTCGGTGCAACTGAAAATTTTGCCAATGCTGCATTACCACCAGCTCAATCACCACCAAACTCAACTGTTTACAAAACTGTTGACTTTTTGAAAACTGAAGCTTTCAATCGCACGAGACAGCGTGTGGAGGAGGAGAGGAAACGCACAGACGAAATGCCTTAG
- the LOC135169964 gene encoding uncharacterized protein LOC135169964 — translation MDNRRRPEDRKSIRDHVNHDRPPAPRFTSESPIDQETPERIPRPKSRYSNRRSSHTSRKSFQNDSDSEEDNNEATIPEYIRGGSTDPERSDQRRPDGADIADEVEKGRENAKQIKRRKSKRRMHREEKGTSKAGESYEEDPDEDGDPVKSKRGSRSQTDSSAGSKRKKRRKARDRDDSTNARDELPITEILRKSQENARLQYEESSPLPQLTTDTIYVQGRNGFSAVKIPGDRIARGRRDPDAEGAIAHPIKVAILAQKAWRNAGLIYQGLLAGMALMHFLFMQTFTGLFRESFIDYSIMGEIYTNLFSFLVAMSLVSAFDKFDLARLEWDHFREIYMYHCKPFLAIPLYITVFCLHQVTLKFDDKLTLLHYRESNETGMVDGNSTVTITSEELITWKTLTVTKNGLAVVAWLFIALGPQKDMLLVHLQALQKYAYN, via the exons ATGGACAACAGAAGAAGACCCGAGGACCGTAAATCAATCAGAGATCACGTCAACCACGATAGGCCACCAGCTCCCAGATTCACCAGTGAATCTCCCATTGATCAGGAAACCCCAGAGAGAATACCAAGACCTAAATCAAGATACTCAAATCGACGATCGTCTCACACCTCCAGGAAGAGCTTCCAGAATGACAGTGACAGTGAGGAAGATAATAATGAGGCTACGATCCCCGAATACATCAGAGGAGGCTCAACTGATCCAGAGAGATCGGACCAACGTCGTCCCGATGGTGCTGATATCGCAGATGAGGTCGAGAAGGGCCGTGAAAATGCGAAGCAAATCAAGCGGAGAAAATCGAAAAGACGAATGCACAGAGAAGAAAAAGGTACTTCGAAGGCTGGGGAGAGTTATGAAGAGGACCCTGACGAGGATGGGGATCCTGTGAAGTCGAAGAGGGGGTCCAGGAGTCAGACTGATAGCAGCGCTGGGAGcaagaggaagaaaaggaGAAAGGCTCGTGACAGAG ACGATTCAACTAATGCCCGAGATGAATTACCAATAACGGAGATACTCAGGAAATCCCAGGAGAATGCCCGATTGCAGTATGAAGAATCATCGCCACTTCCGCAGTTAACAACAGATACGATTTATGTACAAGGAAGAAATGGCTTCAGTGCAGTGAAGATTCCTGGAGATCGTATTGCCCGAGGTCGACGGGATCCTGATGCTGAGGGTGCTATTGCGCATCCGATAAAAGTGGCGATACTGGCGCAAAAGGCCTGGCGGAACGCAGGACTAATTTATCAAGGTCTTCTTGCGGGAATGGCACTTAtgcattttcttttt aTGCAAACGTTTACTGGATTGTTTCGAGAATCGTTTatcgattattcaattatGGGAGAAATTTATAcgaatttattttcgtttctCGTTGCTATGAGTTTGGTTTCGGCGTTTGATAA ATTTGATCTAGCACGTTTGGAGTGGGACCACTTCAGAGAAATCTATATGTATCATTGTAAACCGTTTCTAGCGATTCCCTTGTACATTACAGTCTTCTGCTTGCATCAAGTGACTTTAAAGTTTGATGACAAATTAACGTTACTGCATTATCGAGAGAGCAATGAAACGGGGATGGTTGAT ggaaacAGCACCGTAACCATCACTTCCGAAGAATTAATCACCTGGAAAACACTAACCGTTACCAAAAATGGATTAGCTGTTGTAGCTTGGCTATTCATAGCTCTTGGTCCCCAAAAAGACATGCTCCTAGTGCATCTCCAGGCTCTCCAGAAATACGCTTACAATTAG
- the LOC135169967 gene encoding uncharacterized protein LOC135169967 isoform X2, whose translation MNTRELIEKITRLPRNNDTSLIKISPNPNANADRKDKGMRRPRRIKNADLVRYDDSMSPEERSAYYSNDSSLDETYISSIIREAYGGEVSSNVAIEDLIRTRQAVSSDRPNFAIDNWSVSSDEVTPTHQIPPFQPKESSPSEAFSFVKNDNCASEKEESKLRNSKSRRQKREYCEKQAHEVFSKNVLMRHILLEKQLESMNLESSSSSTSGT comes from the exons ATGAACACGCGTGAACTCATTGAGAAAATAACACGATTACCAAGAAACAATGACACATCATTGATAAAGATTTCTCCGAATCCAAATGCTAATGCAGACCGCAAGGATAAGGGTATGCGTCGGCCTAGGCGAATAAAAAATGCCGAC TTGGTGAGATATGACGATTCGATGTCACCAGAGGAACGCTCAGCATATTATTCTAATGACAGTTCATTGGATGAGACATACATTAGCAGCATTATTCGCGAG GCATATGGAGGGGAGGTGTCCTCGAACGTTGCCATCGAGGACCTCATCAGGACAAGACAGGCTGTCAGCTCTGACAGACCGAACTTTGCAATAGACAATTGGTCCGTCTCTTCTGACGAA GTCACACCAACTCACCAAATTCCTCCTTTCCAACCGAAAGAGAGTTCACCCTCGGAGGCCTTCTCATTCGTCAAAAATGATAACTGCGCCAGTGAAAAGGAGGAGTCCAAGCTGAGAAACTCAAAATCCAGAAGGCAGAAGCGTGAATATTGTGAAAAACAAGCACACGaagttttttcaaaaaatgtccTGATGCGACATATTCTACTGGAGAAACAATTGGAGTCCATGAACCTGGAATCATCGAGCAGTTCAACATCTG GTACTTGA
- the LOC135169962 gene encoding GRB2-associated-binding protein 2 isoform X1, with protein sequence MEVLKTSQEIVHEGWLIKSPPTKRWRAVCITLRWRKRWFALRHSGELPGQYFLEYYTDRRCRKLKGHIDLDQCEQVDAGLRFENRKQKYQYMFNVKTPKRIYYLVAESEADMNKWVDAVCQVCGLKAYTQDEEQQLFPFESQESPPISPTSTISGPYIPISECISGKRLNDTSSLSSGMGQGPEHYDAPRRLAPSPPRSPTTTDAESVFTDDEWTAPVPSVNWETFPSSGDSRPSQSSGDAEIGSWSVRKRFGKLRIVDSAAPPPEETFPVPPRPPKPLHMLPENPGHNYLNLDGSTESSKPNTPATPGTPAPTTPATALITDETYDFPRSHQPGTSETAGVSGRSSRHCYSNAAPSAVDDRIFRYDFHDDEPSSPHSESSTTATYSNLPSPLIKDSSSTAASAATQPPVVYRQLKPGRKTSDSTSIISNEPSPGPVISMPDMSSAEHSPAEPPCINRKLKPTSSKPVVDVISIYPSGPLQLASPPGRGRLRAAPSPTPPTHGHGNRHHSTSDEDNNMQDDREEIYYYQDHNTFIPASNRRLVVLQYLDLDLGATENFANAALPPAQSPPNSTVYKTVDFLKTEAFNRTRQRVEEERKRTDEMP encoded by the exons ATGGAGGTGCTCAAAACGTCCCAAGAAATCGTTCACGAGGgctggctcattaaatcaccACCCACAAAACGCTGGCGAGCGGTGTGTATTACTCTG aGATGGCGAAAACGGTGGTTTGCTCTGAGACACAGTGGAGAATTACCTGGACAGTATTTTCTGGAGTATTATACTGATCGAAGATGCAGGAAACTCAAGGGACACATCGATCTTGACCAGTGTGAACAG GTCGACGCTGGTCTACGATTTGAAAATCGCAAACAAAAGTACCAGTATATGTTCAACGTAAAAACACCAAAGAGAATCTACTACTTGGTAGCAGAATCGGAAGCAGACATGAATAAATGGGTGGATGCAGTCTGTCAGGTATGTGGCCTAAAAGCGTACACCCAGGACGAAGAACAACAGCTCTTTCCCTTCGAATCTCAAGAATCACCACCGATATCTCCAACGAGCACCATCTCCGGACCCTACATACCAATAAGTGAATGCATATCAGGAAAGCGTTTGAATGACACGAGCTCTCTAAGTTCAGGAATGGGTCAGGGCCCAGAGCACTACGATGCACCACGTAGACTAGCCCCATCACCACCCAGATCACCAACAACAACCGACGCTGAGAGTGTTTTTACTGATGACGAGTGGACAGCACCAGTTCCAAGTGTCAACTGGGAAACATTTCCATCGTCTGGTGATTCGAGACCATCGCAAAGCTCTGGTGACGCTGAAATTGGCTCCTGGAGTGTAAGAAAGCgttttggaaaattgagaattgTTGATTCAGCTGCTCCACCACCTGAGGAGACATTTCCAGTTCCTCCAAGACCACCAAAGCCACTTCACATGCTCCCAGAAAATCCTGGCCACAATTATCTGAATTTGGATGGCTCCACTGAGAGCTCAAAGCCAAATACTCCAGCAACTCCTGGCACTCCAGCACCTACCACACCAGCAACTGCACTCATCACTGACGAAACTTATGATTTTCCTCGATCACATCAGCCAGGGACTAGTGAAACAGCTGGTGTTTCTGGGAGATCATCGAGACATTGCTACAGCAATGCTGCTCCATCGGCTGTTGATGATAGGATTTTCCGGTATGATTTTCATGATGATGAGCCCTCTAGTCCACACTCCGAGAGCTCAACCACAGCAACTTATTCGAATCTTCCCAGTCCACTCATCAAGGACTCTTCGAGCACTGCTGCCAGTGCTGCAACACAACCACCAGTTGTTTATAGACAGTTGAAGCCTGGGAGAAAGACTAGTGATTCGACTTCGATTATCAGTAATGAACCATCTCCAGGGCCGGTTATCAGCATGCCTGATATGAGCTCTGCTGAACATTCACCTGCTGAACCTCCCTGCATCAATCGAAAGCTGAAACCCACTTCGAGCAAACCTGTTGTCGATG TGATTTCAATTTATCCATCGGGTCCACTGCAATTAGCATCACCACCAGGCAGAGGAAGATTGCGAGCTGCACCCAGTCCAACACCACCTACCCATGGACACGGCAACAGACATCACTCTACCTCCGACGAGGACAACAATATGCAGGACGACAGAgaagaaatttattattatcaggATCACAACACTTTTATTCCTGCGTCCAATCGACGTTTGGTGGTACTTCAGTACCTTGATCTTGATCTCGGTGCAACTGAAAATTTTGCCAATGCTGCATTACCACCAGCTCAATCACCACCAAACTCAACTGTTTACAAAACTGTTGACTTTTTGAAAACTGAAGCTTTCAATCGCACGAGACAGCGTGTGGAGGAGGAGAGGAAACGCACAGACGAAATGCCTTAG
- the LOC135169967 gene encoding uncharacterized protein LOC135169967 isoform X1: protein MNTRELIEKITRLPRNNDTSLIKISPNPNANADRKDKGMRRPRRIKNADLVRYDDSMSPEERSAYYSNDSSLDETYISSIIREAYGGEVSSNVAIEDLIRTRQAVSSDRPNFAIDNWSVSSDEVTPTHQIPPFQPKESSPSEAFSFVKNDNCASEKEESKLRNSKSRRQKREYCEKQAHEVFSKNVLMRHILLEKQLESMNLESSSSSTSGKDHDSDCTGNSFEFVEMPDEPDVLLRPGMMDKGIPQSRSVDDGYRFAHHGVKKTITPRRYLMDHIDDNDFVFRK, encoded by the exons ATGAACACGCGTGAACTCATTGAGAAAATAACACGATTACCAAGAAACAATGACACATCATTGATAAAGATTTCTCCGAATCCAAATGCTAATGCAGACCGCAAGGATAAGGGTATGCGTCGGCCTAGGCGAATAAAAAATGCCGAC TTGGTGAGATATGACGATTCGATGTCACCAGAGGAACGCTCAGCATATTATTCTAATGACAGTTCATTGGATGAGACATACATTAGCAGCATTATTCGCGAG GCATATGGAGGGGAGGTGTCCTCGAACGTTGCCATCGAGGACCTCATCAGGACAAGACAGGCTGTCAGCTCTGACAGACCGAACTTTGCAATAGACAATTGGTCCGTCTCTTCTGACGAA GTCACACCAACTCACCAAATTCCTCCTTTCCAACCGAAAGAGAGTTCACCCTCGGAGGCCTTCTCATTCGTCAAAAATGATAACTGCGCCAGTGAAAAGGAGGAGTCCAAGCTGAGAAACTCAAAATCCAGAAGGCAGAAGCGTGAATATTGTGAAAAACAAGCACACGaagttttttcaaaaaatgtccTGATGCGACATATTCTACTGGAGAAACAATTGGAGTCCATGAACCTGGAATCATCGAGCAGTTCAACATCTGGTAAGGATCATGATTCAGATTGTACGGGAAATAGTTTCGAATTTGTGGAAATGCCAGATGAGCCCGATGTTTTACTACGCCCCGGAATGATGGATAAAGGTATCCCTCAGAGTAGATCCGTTGATGATGGTTATCGATTTGCCCATCATGGtgtgaaaaaaacaataacacCAAGACGGTATTTAATGGACCACATTGATGATAACGATTTCgttttcagaaaataa